The following coding sequences are from one Kushneria phosphatilytica window:
- a CDS encoding acetate/propionate family kinase, whose protein sequence is MPNSERTVIIGVNAGSSSIKLSLYSADKQTPLELLAHAQLDGIGTHPHLAGHLADGTSLADETLSEQEVPDHDHAYERIRHMLDEQLDAFRPVAVGHRIVHGGRFFDAPVIIDEQVRERIASLTPMAPLHQPHHLSGIDAVSRFAPDVLQVACFDSAFHQARPEIAQLTGLPYRYFEEGIRRYGFHGLSYEYIAQRLREIDAKLAQGRVIVAHLGNGASLCAMENGRSRDTTMSFTALDGLPMGTRCGALDPGAVLYLQGQHELDEEALQHLLYHESGLLGLSGIDSDMQVLLESDDPAAQRAIDFFVYRTAQEMGRMAVTLGGVDGIVFTAGIGEHAAPIREAIIERLAPLWSVRLDETANRGEVPRLISSDDSAITVRVVPTDEEAMLAEHTWQLWRSH, encoded by the coding sequence ATGCCGAATTCGGAGCGAACCGTCATCATTGGCGTTAACGCGGGGTCGTCCAGCATCAAGCTGTCGCTGTATTCGGCAGATAAGCAGACGCCCCTCGAACTGCTTGCCCACGCACAGCTCGATGGCATTGGTACGCACCCTCATCTCGCCGGCCATCTTGCAGATGGTACGAGTCTGGCGGACGAAACGCTCTCCGAGCAGGAAGTGCCCGATCATGATCATGCCTATGAGCGTATTCGCCATATGCTTGATGAACAGCTCGATGCCTTCAGGCCGGTAGCGGTCGGCCATCGTATCGTGCATGGCGGGCGTTTTTTCGATGCCCCGGTGATCATCGATGAACAGGTTCGTGAGCGTATTGCCTCGCTGACCCCCATGGCGCCACTGCATCAGCCGCATCATCTGTCCGGCATTGATGCTGTAAGCCGCTTTGCGCCGGATGTTCTCCAGGTTGCCTGCTTTGACAGTGCTTTCCATCAGGCTCGTCCGGAGATTGCTCAGCTGACCGGTTTGCCCTACCGGTATTTCGAGGAGGGTATCCGACGCTACGGTTTCCACGGGCTCTCCTATGAGTACATTGCGCAACGGCTTCGAGAGATCGATGCCAAACTGGCGCAAGGGCGCGTGATCGTGGCGCATCTGGGGAATGGTGCCAGCCTCTGTGCGATGGAGAACGGGCGCAGCCGGGATACGACCATGAGCTTTACCGCGCTCGACGGTCTGCCAATGGGAACGCGCTGTGGGGCGCTGGATCCTGGCGCGGTGCTCTATCTGCAGGGCCAGCACGAGCTCGATGAAGAGGCTCTGCAACATCTGCTCTATCACGAATCCGGCTTGCTGGGCCTCTCCGGTATCGACAGCGATATGCAGGTACTACTGGAGAGTGACGATCCGGCAGCGCAACGGGCCATCGATTTCTTCGTCTATCGGACTGCCCAGGAGATGGGGCGCATGGCGGTAACACTCGGGGGCGTCGATGGTATCGTGTTTACCGCGGGTATCGGCGAACATGCTGCGCCCATTCGTGAGGCCATCATCGAGCGGCTGGCGCCGCTGTGGTCGGTGCGCCTGGATGAGACCGCCAATCGTGGTGAGGTGCCACGGCTGATTTCGAGCGATGACAGCGCCATCACCGTCAGGGTGGTACCGACCGACGAAGAAGCCATGCTGGCAGAACATACCTGGCAGCTGTGGCGCTCGCATTGA